The genomic interval tgttaacattattttattattttggggTCGATTTTATAACTTCtttacagagagagagagagagagagagagagtgtagAAGACGAAGGAGAACAGAGAGAGGTGAAGAGGTTGAAGCTGTGGAGAAGGAATATTGATTTCGATTCGGAGATCGGGGAAGTTTGATCTGAGTTCAGAGATCTGAGAATCGTTTTCTTCTTCGTTGGTTTTGGCTTTGAGAGTGATCTGGTGGTGGTATTTGATTTGGCGGAATTGTTGTAATTCGAAGTGAAAATGTGGTGGATGATGGGTGAAGGAGGAGGGCATTACTGTTCTAAGAAGACTGATGATATATGCGCTGATGTTTGTGGCCAGGTTTgttttttcttctctctcttttcccatCCCTATgatgtataatatataaatatatagtggtAGAGATTGGGTTTATTGAACTGTGGTTATTAGAAAGTATCGAGTAAATTTGATCTGAGAATATTTTGTGGCTTAGATAATGTGGCAATAAATACGCTTGGATCTCTGGAATTTTCTGTTGAATTAGTTATGGTTTTATTGTGATCCAGGAatttttttcttcgttttttctcATGACCCAATCAATGAATAcactttcctttttcttttcctgTTTTTACGTTGTATTACCTGTAATTGTTGTTTGGGCAATTTAAcagaattaaaaaagaaatgagCTTTTTTTTCGTTTGGTATGGGGATACTGTCGTTTAtgggtattttatttatttatttcattttgttTTAGTTGTTGAACTTGTCAAAGTTACTCTGGTTATGGAAAGAAGATGTCAAATTACTCAATTTACATGGTGAATCTAGttgatataaaatattttgatttgggaatttttgattatttgttCTGACAAATTTGAAATCTTCGTTATGGAGCAGGAATCAAGCAAAGTGTTAAGCATGTCTAGAGTTCGCTGCATTCTCCGTGGTTTGGATGTGAAAACTCTTGTCTTTCTCTTTGCCCTTATCCCAACTTGCATCTTTTTCATCTATGTTCACGGACAGAAGATCTCATACTTCTTGCGGCCACTGTGGGAATCACCACCTAAACCTTTTCATGATATGCCGCACTATTATCATGAGAATGTGTCAATGGAACATCTTTGTAAACTTCATGGTTGGGGAGTGAGGGAGTATCCTAGGCGTGTTTATGATGCTGTGTTGTTTAGTAATGAGCTAGACATCTTGACCATTCGCTGGAAAGAGTTGTATCCCTATATCACTCAGTTTGTTCTTCTAGAGTCAAATTCAACGTTTACTGGGATTACAAAGCCTCTGGTCTTTGCCAGTAATCGTGATCAGTTCAAATTTGTTGAACCTAGGTTGACATATGGCACTGTCGGAGGACggtttaagaaaaaagaaaacccaTTTGTTGAAGAAGCTTATCAACGAGTGGCACTGGATCAGCTTCTCAGAATAGCAGGCATTTCAGATGATGACTTGCTGATAATGTCTGATGTTGATGAGATTCCAAGCAAGCACACCATTAATCTGCTGAGGTGGTGTGATGATATACCTCAAGTCCTTCATCTTCGGCTGAAGAATTATCTTTATTCGTTTGAGTTTCTCGTGGATAATAACAGTTGGAGAGCTTCTGTGCATAGATATCAAACTGGAAAGACCAGGTATGCTCATTACCGTCAGACAGACGATATTTTAGCAGATGCAGGATGGCATTGTAGCTTTTGCTTCCGCAGAATTAGCGAATTCATATTTAAGATGAAAGCATACAGTCATTTTGATAGAGTTCGATTTACTCATTTCTTACATTCCAAGAGAGTTCAGAATGTAATCTGCAAGGGGGCTGATCTGTTTGATATGCTACCAGAAGAGTACACCTTCAAAGATATCATAGGGAAAATGGGACCAATTCCTCATTCTTTCTCAGCTGTTCATCTTCCAGCATATCTATTGGAGAATGCAGAAAAGTATAAATTCCTTTTGCCTGGGAATTGCATAAGAGAGAGTGGCTGAGCTGATCCTTTCTTCTAGTCATAAAGTTTTGATGTCTATCTGTTTCTGTAAAGGTTAGTTCAACTTGCAGCGGCTTGTGTGACTCTTCATGAAGGTTTCATCTGACAATCGATGACTGGTGCGTCACTGACTCGGCTCTGCCAATCGATTTGTTCAGCTAAATTTATTATCATTCTTTGGGAAAATTGTTTGGGGGATCCATCAAATTCATGAGTTCTAAAGGGTGGTGCGGTTGTTgtacataattattttttttaaggagtTGTTTCTTAACTTATTGTGTAAAATGTCTGCTCCCAATTACAGTGCTAGGGTGTTATGTTTACTTAGTTCTGTCTGCGTTGGCATGATTCCCGTTATTATATGTATACCCCACAAAAGAGCATGACTTTTCACTATGCTTCTTCCCCTTGTAGGGAAATTTTGTATCAGACAAATTTTTCCACATATATATTCCTTTGGTTATTTGCaaattgtcttttttttttctttattgagAACTATGCAAACATTACTCTACATATTTGGATGATTCTttgttataatttatatagctTTGTTTTCTTCATTTTTGGTATCATGTAATGCTTCCCTTGCTATACCTTTAGTCACTTCAAACTTGATATGATCTTGTGTTAGAGCTAGCATTATTCTTCACCCTTGCTATAAGTTATTTAATTGACCTGAAAGTTGTCTTTACGCTAAATTTCGAAAACCTCTCCATGCTTCCAATCTTGGCAGCCTGAACAAGATTTGATCCTagtgtggtggtggtggtggtggcagTGGCGGTGGCCGTACCATATTCATTCTTTTTTTCTCCGACCAGGCTGATTCATGGCATGTTGTTTGGTCTATCTCTGGCTACAAtactaatattattataagctgactctctctctttctctctctatgaGAGAAAATAAAGGTAATCTCTTCTCCATGTTATTGTAAGATATAAGAATAAGAAAGTAATTGGACCACAGCACCTCCCTCCTCACCAATAgggaaataaaatatatatatttatatgtatagtaTAAGCTCTAAATAGTtggaataaataataattttgggtGGGGATAGCCATGTGTAACAACgtgaagaaaactatattatAATGCAAAAGACTAGTTGTGTGGTGGTTGAGAATTCGATGCCTTTGGACAACAAATTCAGAGAAAGGTTCCTTCTGATTTCTCTTATCTCCTGTTAAATTAGTTATATCGTTTCTGTTGTTAATGATGAAATGGGCATAAACTGAAGCTGCATTCCTTATTTTAATATTGAGGGACCTTTAttgattatttataataatttaatgataTTAATTGTAACTTATGATTCGTTTTACACcagaaaaaaatgaataaataaaaaccTCGGTCTAAAATGAACCACATAATACATTTTTGTGTGTCTAATCAAAGTAAATATCTTAGCAAAATGGCATTTatattcagattttggtggtatGGCACACTATCAATCTTCAAAGCAGGGAATAAAGTTAGCGTTACAAATGGCTAAAATTTCATGCATTTTTCTAAGATGCATTCTTATCTAGATGCTATCAAAGGCCTTATAAAATGGAACCTTGGGAAAGAACAGAGAGACATAACATAAGCCAAGTTTTCTTAGACATCTAAGTAAGAAAAAACTAAAGTAACATAACATGTTGAAACGTGGTGGTTATGGATATCAACATCACCAAAACTCCTATGCCATGCAGCAGGAGTCTCAGCACCAGAGCTCCTACGCTATGcaccagcagcagcagcagctagGTTGGAACTCGAACAGCGAATACCAGGGCCATGTTTTGGGGAGTGGTCACATGCCACCAGAAGCCTGCTTCATCGATTCACAGCCTCAGCTACATAAAAACCAAGTCAGGGTAGATGGAGGAGGCTATGGTGCCAAGCGTCATGATGGCTGGCACAGCCAGAACATGCACCAAACTGGCAGAGTCCATCATGGCTCGGTTGGTGCTGGATTTGGGAAACGAATGTCTAAGGAATTCGATACTCATTCTTACAATAACTCCTCTCATTTTTCGAATGCTGCCATGTTTGATAGGgaaaattccatgaaaaaagCCGAGTTTGAGGCCTTTGAAGAGGTGTGCGTCCCATCTGGAGGAGCA from Cannabis sativa cultivar Pink pepper isolate KNU-18-1 chromosome 4, ASM2916894v1, whole genome shotgun sequence carries:
- the LOC115712148 gene encoding uncharacterized protein LOC115712148 — its product is MWWMMGEGGGHYCSKKTDDICADVCGQESSKVLSMSRVRCILRGLDVKTLVFLFALIPTCIFFIYVHGQKISYFLRPLWESPPKPFHDMPHYYHENVSMEHLCKLHGWGVREYPRRVYDAVLFSNELDILTIRWKELYPYITQFVLLESNSTFTGITKPLVFASNRDQFKFVEPRLTYGTVGGRFKKKENPFVEEAYQRVALDQLLRIAGISDDDLLIMSDVDEIPSKHTINLLRWCDDIPQVLHLRLKNYLYSFEFLVDNNSWRASVHRYQTGKTRYAHYRQTDDILADAGWHCSFCFRRISEFIFKMKAYSHFDRVRFTHFLHSKRVQNVICKGADLFDMLPEEYTFKDIIGKMGPIPHSFSAVHLPAYLLENAEKYKFLLPGNCIRESG